The genomic segment ATGTAATCTAAAAGTTCTTCATTGTTTACTGAAAAGGTCAACGAACCTTTGATTTTTTCAACTTTTAATATTTGTGAATATGCTAGTAGTTTCAAAGGTTGTGAAAGTACTTTATTGTATTCGTTTTTTGCATTTTTATCATTTGCCCAAGGTTTGTTAAAAACAACTCTACTATTTTGAATGAAATATTGAGTTTCCCAAATATCATTTATTACAAAAGTTGGTTTAGTTGCAATCATATTTAAAACACAATCAGCCATAAAACAAACAATGTCAGGAGTACATTTTTGGTCAACAAATCTTGCATCTTTTGATTTTCGTATATCAAAATCAAATTGTTCTAAAAAATTGTTTTTATTATTTCTAAACTTTTAAAAACCATTAATTCATCTGAATATTTTAGTTCATTATGTTCGTCTTTGAAAATTGCATTTTTATTGACTGAACCTTTCACTAATTTCAAAGGAATAATATTATCGTAAGTTTTATTTTCCAAAAAAGCATCAGCTTCTTGTTGAGTTTCAAAAATATCAAATTCAGTTCCAACTTCTTTAATATAATATTTTACACCATATACGATTTTTGTTTCTTCCATCTTTTACCAATTTATATGTTCTGTATGATAATTAACTTGAATTGAGTTCATTTCCTTTCTATTGAATTTTAAGTTCTTTAAAGGATTTTCAACTACATTTAATTGTGGCGATTTTGATAAATTACTCACTACAACAATAAAATAATCTTCTTTATATTCTTCTGCTTTATCGAATTCATTTTGTGTTATTCTAATTGCACCATTTTTATTTCTTACTCCTTTTATTTCTGCTAAAACGAATTTTTCCTGTAATTGAATTTGAAAATCATAACCATCACCCCATAATCTTGCATCCTGCAATAATCCATTTTCAAAAACTGAAATTGTCTTATAATTGCTCATAAAATAGAATTCTGCTTCGTTTCCTGTTTCTTGAAGCTGTTTAAATTTTGATTTTATAATTGGCTGAACCTCTTGTGTAGTTAAAATTAATTTTTGGTCATAATCTTTAATAAACAATTTAACAATGTTTGAAAATGATTTTGCATCTTCATTTCCGAAAAGGCTGTCAATAAAAAGTTTTACGTGTTCTCTTTGATTTCTCTGCCACCAACCTTTTCTGCCATTATCAAAATATGGGTCAAAACTATCTTGTCTATTTGATACAGCTTTTTCAGTTTTTGCCAAACCTAATTCTACAATTAATCTACTAAAAGCTGTTTTTGTTTTACACCCAAATTCATTCACGAATGCCAAATCAAATTTAGCTAAACCATAACCTATCAAATTCATTATTTCTGATTGTCTTTCGGTTTCATTCAATTCGTCTTCCATTATGCGACTTGTTTTAATGCGTTAGGGATTGAAGTGGAAATCCTTTTTTGAGGTACGAAAAAAAGATTGGAACGGAAAGCCCGACCCGATAGGGGAACGCCCAAATTATTTTCACCAATACAATGTCTGATATTTAATTCTTCTTTTTTCAAAAACATTTTCTTTTCAAGAAAACTTAACTTATTCAATTTATCAATTGAAGTGTTTGTCCACTGAAAATTTTCAGGAATACTCATCATTAACATTAGTTCTCTAATACTGAAAACTCGATTTTCTGATGGATGAACAGTATTTTGGCTTGACAAAATATCGTTTCTTGTATGTACGCAAGGACCTTCTTTGTCCCAATACCAACGAGCATATTTATCTCCATTTTTACTTTCGTTAAATACAACTTTCCCATCTTTTATTTGATGAGGAATTCTATTTTCTTCAGTGTTTTGAAATGCAGATTGTCCTTCTTTTAGAGTTTCAATCCACGGTAACATATTAATATTATACTCTCTGAACGAATGGAAAATATCGATTTCCGATATTTTTCCCATTTCGTTTAATTCTTCCAAACCTGTGAAAAGTTTGCGTAACGTTTGAGGTTTTTGTTTTGCTGGAAATATATCATAAGGACTAATATTTTGCAAATCTTTACGAACACCTATTACAAGTGTCCTTGTTCTACTTGAATTAGAGCCGTGTTCTTTGAAATTAACAACCTTGAAAAGAATATTATAATGACCTCCTAAATTTAATTTTATTGCTTCTTCAATAGACTTTTCTTGCCCATCAATATCAGTACAAGTTGTATTTAAAAAAGCTCTTACATTTTCAAAAATGAAGAATTTCGGATTTACTTCTTTAGTGATTTTTATTGATTCTACAACCAGAGAATTTCGAGTTAATTCTTCATTTTTTTTGTGATTGGCAACAGACATTCCTTGACAAGGTGGCGTAGCCACAATGACATCAGGTTCTGAAATTTTGTGTTCAGTTTGCCATTTTTTGATTTCAGCAAAAAGTTTATTTTTAATTTCTTTTGTTGAAATATCTCCGTCTAAATAGCCTGTTTCATATTTGCATTTGTTGTTGAATACTTGAATTTTTAAGCGTTTTGTTAAAATTTCATTTGTTGCAATGCATTCAAAACCGTTTTGTTTGAAGCCATAACATCCAACTCCTGCACTGCTGAATAAACTAATGTATGTCAAAGGTTTGTTCATAGTTTTAGAATTTTATTTCGGCTTGTTTTACATTTATACTTTTCAAGTAATTTACTTTTTCTTCTGCAACCATTAATGTTTCCGAAGAACAATTGTAAGCATACATTTTTTTAGCAAATTGGTCGCCAAAATATTCTACTTTCAATTTTTCAAAGTCAAGGTCGAAAGCATTTGCTAATTTATCTAATCGCTTTTCGTCAAATTCACGTTTGCCGTTTTCAATCTTGCTCAAATTAGCAGAATCAAGTTTTAGCAATGCTGCAAGTTCAGTCAAAGTAAATCCTTTGTCTGTTCTTAATTGTCTGATATATTCTCCAAAAGTTGCTTTCATTTTCTTGTAAATATTAACTTGTCAATAAATGACAAATTTAACTAAATGTTTTAATTCAGCAAGTTTGTTTCTATAAATTTTTGTCGAGCGTTGGATTTGTGCGGTTGGTTTTAGGGTGAGGCATAACTTGTATATATGTCTTATAAAATCAGACTTATCATCCCTAATTTGGTTCACTTTGTCTGACAAACAGCAGTATTTATTTTCAAATATAAATAATTATTTCATCAAATTGTTTAAATGCCTGTTAGTTTATTGGATACTTTTCGTGCAAAAAAAAGTTTAAAATTTCAATGTTTTTTGATGCGATTGTGTCCCAATAATTTTTTAACGTTTAGTAGGAGTAGAGCATGCAGAAGGTTTTACAGTAGAAAGGTATTTGGCTGTCAATAGCTTAGGAGATTTGATTTAAAATTGCTTTATTTTTTTAAAATTTTCTTTGCGAAAGTGAACAATTGTGCTATATTTGCACCCGTTATACAAATGGTGGTTGTAGCTCAGCTGGTTAGAGCATCGGTTTGTGGTGCCGAGGGTCGCCGGTTCGAACCCGGTCATCCACCCAAAAGGCAAAAGCCTCGAAGCAATTCGGGGCTTTTTTTGTGGAAATAATTGAAATAAAATAGCTAAGTTTATATTCATCAATTCGACATCAATATGAGTCCAATAATTACTCCAAATCAATTACTCGTAGCTGTACAATCCAACGCAATAGTCTTGGTTGACGCCACTAACAGTCCGACGGCTTACCAGAATTACCAACAATCCCATTTACAAGGCGCTTTGTTTGTGGATGTCAATACTCAACTAGCCGATATCAAAGAAGATGTTTCCATAGGCGGACGTCATCCATTGCCAACCGTAGAACAATTTTCTAAAACACTAACCGATTTAGGCATTACTCCTGAAACTTGGGTAGTGGTCTATGATGATAAAAATGGAGCGAATGCTGCGGCTCGTTTTTGGTGGATGTTGCGTTCTATTGGACACCAAAAAGTACAAGTATTGAGTGGTGGCATTCAAGCGGCTATTCAAGCAGGGTTTCCAACAAGTTCAGCCGTTGAAGTTCCAACTCTAGTGGAATCGTATCCTGTTCAAGATTGGCAATGGCCAACTATTGATTTGCAAGGAATGGATGAAATGATACTTAAGGATCGTTTCGTGATTATTGATGTACGTGAATCGCAACGCTATAGAGGCGAAACAGAACCGATTGATTTGGTTGCGGGTCATATTCCAGGCGCTACTAATATTCCGTTTATGACTAACTTAGATGAAAACGGTTTTTTCTTATCACCTGAAGAATTGAAAGCAAAGTATCAAAAAGTATTTGAAAATATTCCAGAAGAGAATAGGGTAGTGCACTGCGGCTCTGGAGTTACGGCTTGTCATACGCTGTTAGCACTTGCTATCGCCGATTTACCCATTCCTCAATTGTATGTGGGTTCTTGGAGTGAATGGTCTCGGAACAATAGGGAGATTGTTGTAGAGCAATAAAAAAAGCGCTTTGAATTATCAAAGCGCTTTTTTTATTCTTGAGAATAGTAATTATTTCTTATCCGCATCTACTAGAATTCGATTTTTTCTGTTGGCTAATTCCCAAGCCACAACAAAAGCCAATTGTGTTCTTTTTTCTAAAGCATCATATTCAATTTTATGAGCTTCATCTGATTTTTTGTGGTAATCTGCGTGAACTCCATTAAAGAAAAATACGGATGGTATGCCGTGTTTTGCAAAATTATAATGGTCAGAACGCTCGTAAAAACGATTTGGATCTTTAGGGTCGTTAAAGCGATAATCCAAATCAAGACCTACATATTTTTGGTTCATTATAGCGCTAATATGATCTAATTCTGCAGACAAACGATTGGCTCCAATGATGTATACATAATTATTAGTAGTAGCATGAAGTTCGTCGCGACGACCTATCATATCAATATTCACATCTGCAACAGTATTAGCTAAAGGAAATAAAGGATTTTCTGAATAATAACGTGAACCCAACAAGCCGTGTTCTTCACCGGTAACATGTAAAAACAAAATAGAACGTTTTGGTCCGTTACCCTCTTTTTTTGCCAATTGAAAAGCTTGAGCTATTTCTAATAAAGCAGAAGTTCCCGATCCGTCATCATCTGCACCATTGTAAATCTCTCCATTTTCAATACCTACATGATCGTAATGCGCTGAGATTACGATTACTTCCTCTGGCTTTTCGGTACCTTCAATAAAAGCCCAAATGTTTTCAGAATTGGGTAAATTTCTATTTCGTTTGCCATTTAAAAAAGATGCAGGAACAGCTTGGTAAAAATCAGATGCTCCTTTTGGAAACGACACATTGTTTTTTTGGTATTCGCTAATTAAGTAACGTCCTGCTTTTTTCTGACCGGACGAACCTGTTTCACGGCCTTCCATTGAATCAGCAGCAATGATATAAAGGTGTTTTTTTAAATCTTCTGCGGTTATGGTTTTCATGTATTGAGTTGGATCACTCTTACTATTAGAGCTAATCAAAGCTCCATTTTTACATGAAGTTCCCAAAGCAATTAGGGAAAGGAAAAGTAGTTTTTTCATTTTAATTTAAGTGTAGGTTAATCTATTTATTTAATACTTCGTTTAAGAATAACTGCATGTGTTCAAAAGAACGTTTGGCTGCTTTTTCGTTATAAGCTGCTCCTTTAGAATTGTCATTTCCAGCATCAATATCTGTAAATGAATGTACTGCATTGGCATAATACACCATTTCCCAATCCGCTTTTGCATCTCGCATTTCTTGTTGAAAACCTGCAATTTCTTCTTTCGATACAAATGGATCATCAGCACCGTGACAAGCTAATATTTTAGCGTTAATTGGAGTTATTGGAAGTGCAATGTCTCTACCCAAACCTCCATGAAAAGAAACAACTCCTTTCACTTTTAAATTTTTTCTTGCGGCTTCCAAAGCCCCTGTTCCTCCAAAGCAAAAGCCAATTACGGCAATGTTATCTGGATTAGCTCCCGATTGGATTAATTGTTCTAAGGCTAGTTCAATACGCTTTTGATACAGATTGGTATTTTTTTTATAAAAACCTGACATCTTTGCTGCATCAGCAGTGGTTTGAGGGTAATTTCCTTCTCCATAAATATCAGCCACAAATGTATGATAACCTAATTGAGATAATTTTTCAGCAGTAGCTTTGGCATGGGCATCAATTCCCTTCCAAGCAGGCAATACTAAAATCCCAGGTTTTTGTGCGCTAGCTTTACTTGGTTGAATAGTCATGCCATTAAGAACTTGTGCTGCATCTTTGTACTGAACGGCTTTTAATTGAGCAAATACATTAACAGTAAAAAATGTGAGTCCAATTAAAAAGTATTGTGTTTTTTTCATTTTTGGTTTGTTTACAACAAATATCGAATTAATAATTGAAACGATTGCTATTCTCCTGGGTGGTATTTACGTTCCATATTTTTTTCTACATCTTCTCTGTAAAAAAGTACATCTTTAAACCTTGCTTTTTGGTACATTTCAGCTTGATCATTGAAGTGTTTGGATGTTGAATCGCCACTATTTCCCCCTGCAAGAAGCGATTTTGCTTTTACTTTGGTGCCAAATTCCACCGCACAAACAAAACTGTTTCCGCTAAATCCATAGCGTTTTTTAGTATCTTTTTGGTAAGCGCTTTTGAAAGCGGGCAAAGCACCCCATAGTACCGATGTATATCCAATTGGTAAACTGACAGCTGTATCATCAAAACGATTGTCAATGTCTCCTGAAAGTCGTTGAAAACGGTTGATTTCCCCCCAAGGCATTTTCCATGTGCCAAATTTGGTTGTCAATTCTGAAATGACTTCTTGCAATTGTGGGAGAACTTGTTCGGTTTGCATATTTTGAATAAAGTTTCTTGTATTTTCTACCTGATCCAATTCGCCTTGATCAATATACGTTTTACGCACCAAAGGATCCAATTTAAATCCCCACTCGTTTGCCAAAGTCAAAGCAACTGAATTCTCCCCGCTTCTAAAATCCCATGCTTTTAAAACTTGAATAGGTTCAGATAGATTTGCGTAGCGCGTTTCTCCAGATTGTATACTTTTTTCAAACTGTTTTACCAAAGCTGGAATAAGTTCTTCAAAGAACGGTAATTGATCGTTGTAGCCGTCGGCAATAATTTGGTCTAAAGTGTATTGTTTCCCTTTTTCTAAAGTACGGACGGCATTAATTCCTCTAAAAGATTCTCCGTCTGGAGCCATGTATGGCGGATAATTTTCTTCTTTCGGACTTTCATTTCCTGAAACCGAAAAAGGAGTAGAATTACAGTTTTGCAACCAGCCATTTTTTGGGTTAAAGAGTTGCACCGTTTCTGCAACTGGGTGTAGCCCTTTCCATTCTGTTGCAGCCGTTGTACCATCAACGGGTTTTGCCCAATTAAATTTGATATCGCGCTTGGGTACAAAATTACCATGCCAATAGGCAATATTACCTTTATTGTCAGCATAAACGGTATTGTTAGAGGTATTGGCTTTCCAATCCATGGCTTTTTGATAGTCGGCAAAATTTTTCGATTTGGTTCGTTCCCAACTCTGAATCAAACTATTCATAGATCGATTGTTTGATTTTAAACTAATCCATTTTCCGTCGCGTTTTGCCATAATGGGTCCGTGATGGGTGAAATAAGTGGTGAATGATTTAGGAACTAATTTTCCGTTGTCAAGATAATTGATAGTGATTTTTTTCTCTTTGACAGGAAGTAATTTATTCTCGTATTCGTAAAATAATCTCTCTTTTTGACGCACTATTTTTTCGATATAAGTATCGGCCACATCCACATTACACGAGGTGTGCATCCATCCGCAATTTTCGTTAAATCCTTGATAGATAAAAAATTGCCCCCAAGTTACTGCACCATAGGTTTGCAATCCTTCCTCGCTACTGATTTGGATTTCGGGTCTGAAATAAAAAGTAGTATGCGGATTGATGTACAAAATAGCATTTCCAGAAGCGGTTTTATTAGGTGCTAATGCAAAACCGTTCGAACCCGTTTGCATATCTTTTTCTTTGGCTACAAAAGCGATTTTGTCGTCAGGTTTTCCGTAAAAATCTTTTAATTCTTGTGTAGTCAAATCGGCAGTACTTATCGCGCCAATACTTCCATCGGTCCAAAGCAAAGGAAACCAAGGTTCAAAATGCGTTAGCATCAGAGGTTTCACTTTTGGGTTTTTGTACAAGTAATAATTGATTCCATCGGCATAGCTGTTGAGTAATTTTTTCAGCCAAGGCGCTGCTTTTTTATAATCAGCTTTAGCTTCTTCAGAATCAATTAATAAACGAGTTTCTAAATCATTGTACAATGAAGCCGAACCTTTAATTTCAGACAAACGTCCTAATTTTTCGATATAATTCATTTCAACGCGTTGGAAATCGTCTTCGCATTGGGCGTACAACATACCAAAAACGGCATCGGCATCGGTTTTTCCATATACGTGCGCAATCCCCCAATTGTCTCTAGTAATGCTTACTCGTTTTGCTAATTCTGCTAATCGAATACTTTCTTTGTTACTGATTTGTGACCATCCTGAAAAGCTAGTTCCAATTAGTAGTAATAGAATAACAATTACGTTTACTTTTTTCATTCGTTTCCTATTTTAAATTGTTGTCCTGCCACATAAATACTCATTTCCATTTTTTCCATTGAAATCAATTTATTCTGTTTCAGTTTTTGAATTCCTTTTGGATTTTTCATAACAATAACTTCGCTTTCGCCAACAACACTAATCGTGTTGCCATCAACAATAATTGCTGTGCTTTCGTCGATGCCAATTCCGGTGAGATGAGGAAATTCTACCATAGCTGAAATCAAACGGTTATAGCGACTTCTTCTCAAAAAATGTTGGTCAATAATCGCCTTAGTCACCAATCCTAAACCAGGAGTAGTTTCTAAATTATCAAATCGAATATTGTCAAAAGTTCCAGAATATTCTTTTTCTAATTTCTGATTTCCGGTAATCATTTTTTCCGACATAACAGCCGCACCTGCACTAGTTCCGGCAATAATACTTCCATTTTGAAATGCTTTGTGAATGGAATTAAAAACAGGAGTATTGGCGACTACATTCATAAAACGCGTTTGGTCTCCACCACTAATAAAAATCAATTTTGCTTTTTGTAAAGAGTCGTTTAATTTAGGATTTTGAACTGTTGTTTTGTCAAAATTCAGCATGACAATAGGATTGGGTACCAATTTTTGAAACTGATCTCTAAAATAAATGTATGCGCTATCGGGTTCTTCACTCGACATGGGTAAAACCACGATGTAATCTGTTTTTTTAAATTGAGCTAGGTCTACCACATGTTGCATTAATTGATCCGAGCGATTTCCGCCACCTATGATAAATAATTTTCCTTTTGGTTTTTGGGCATTCGCCAAAGAAAAACAAAGAGTAAAAAAGAGAGTAAGCGCAATTTGAATTCCTTTTTGCAATTGATTTTGGATAGTAAGTTTCATGGTTGTTGAATTAAAGTGAAATATTTCGTTTGAAAGCACAACCCAATTCTATAATCGAATCGGTTTTGGCAATTCCTGGAATGGAGTCAATTTGTTCGTACAGAATTTTACGCATGTGTTCGTGATTTTTAGCAATCATTTTGACGTATAAAGTATAAGATCCTGTTATATAGTAGCATTCCGTGATTTCAGGAATCTTTTTGAGTTCTTCAATCACTCGATCTGAATCGTGGTCTTTGTTGAGTGTGATTCCGGTAAATGCCCCCCAATCATACCCCACTTTTTTCTCATTGATTATGGGTTGAATACCTGCTAAAATTCCTTGCTCCGTTAATTTATGGATGCGTTGGTGCACCATTGTATTGGATATTTTCAAATTAGCCGCAATGGTGGAGTAGGCAATGCGTCCATCTTTTTCTAATTCCTTGATGATTTTGATGTCGAATTCATCTAATTTTTCCATTGAAAGGTATTTTAAAAGTTAAATTTACTTTTTTGCGGCCAATAAAAGTAAGTTATTTTTCATTTCGAATTGTATTTTTCAGTATTAATTTTATATAATTGACTTTAATTATGTTTTAAAATTTAATAATTGACTTTTATTGTAAATTTATAAGTCAAAAATTACATTATACTATAATTTATTGGTTGTATTGACTAAATTTGTTTTGTTAAATTTTACATTAAAACCAATTACTATGAGTTACGATACTTCTACTTTATCTGCTATATCAGAAGCACTAATAGCTAAAGAAAATCAATACGGAGCACACAATTACCATCCGTTGCCAGTCGTTTTAGAAAGAGGAGAAGGAGTCTATGTTTGGGACGTAGATGGAAAACAATATTTCGACTTTTTGTCGGCGTATTCTGCTGTTAATCAAGGACATTGTCATCCAAAGATTGTTGGTGCAATGGTGCAACAAGCACAAAAATTAACTTTGACATCCAGAGCTTTTTTCAATGATCAATTAGGACCGTATGAGGAATATGTGACGAACTACTTTGGTTTTGACAAAGTATTACCCATGAACACAGGGGCAGAGGCAGTAGAAACCGCTTTGAAATTGTGTAGAAAATGGGCTTATGAGGTGAAAGGAATTCCTGAAAATGAAGCGCAAATTATAGTTTGTGAAAATAATTTTCATGGAAGAACGACTACTATTATTTCGTTTTCCAATGACGAATCGGCGCGTAAAAATTTCGGGCCGTTTACCAATGGCTTTATCAAAATTCCGTATGATGATGTTGATGCTTTGGCGAAAGCCTTGGCTTCTTCTAATAACATTGCAGGTTTCTTAGTAGAACCTATTCAAGGTGAGGCTGGAGTGTATGTGCCTAGCGAAGGGTATTTGGCACAAGCCATAGCTTTGTGTGCAGCTAACAATGTTTTGTTTATTGCCGATGAGGTGCAAACAGGAATTGCGCGTACAGGACGCTTATTAGCCACTTGTGGGAATTGCGAATGTAAAAAAGGTTGTGAAAACAAACCGGAAGTAAAACCCGATATTTTGATTTTAGGAAAAGCCCTTTCAGGTGGCGTTTTTCCAGTATCGGCGGTTTTGGCGAATGATGCGATTATGAATGTAATTCATCCCGGACAGCATGGTTCTACTTTTGGAGGAAACCCAATTGCAGCGGCAGTTGCGGTAGCGGCTTTGGAAGTCATTAAAGACGAAAATTTAGCTCAAAACGCGGCCTATTTAGGTGAAGTTTTTCGTCATGGATTGCAAGAAATTCAGTCTCGAAATCCGTTGATTCAATTGGTTAGAGGAAAAGGTTTGCTGAATGCGATTG from the Flavobacterium ammonificans genome contains:
- the rocD gene encoding ornithine--oxo-acid transaminase yields the protein MSYDTSTLSAISEALIAKENQYGAHNYHPLPVVLERGEGVYVWDVDGKQYFDFLSAYSAVNQGHCHPKIVGAMVQQAQKLTLTSRAFFNDQLGPYEEYVTNYFGFDKVLPMNTGAEAVETALKLCRKWAYEVKGIPENEAQIIVCENNFHGRTTTIISFSNDESARKNFGPFTNGFIKIPYDDVDALAKALASSNNIAGFLVEPIQGEAGVYVPSEGYLAQAIALCAANNVLFIADEVQTGIARTGRLLATCGNCECKKGCENKPEVKPDILILGKALSGGVFPVSAVLANDAIMNVIHPGQHGSTFGGNPIAAAVAVAALEVIKDENLAQNAAYLGEVFRHGLQEIQSRNPLIQLVRGKGLLNAIVIDSEEDSDLAWEICLKFRDNGLLAKPTHGNKIRLAPPLVITESQIHECLGIIERSLNEFR
- a CDS encoding DUF3883 domain-containing protein encodes the protein MNETERQSEIMNLIGYGLAKFDLAFVNEFGCKTKTAFSRLIVELGLAKTEKAVSNRQDSFDPYFDNGRKGWWQRNQREHVKLFIDSLFGNEDAKSFSNIVKLFIKDYDQKLILTTQEVQPIIKSKFKQLQETGNEAEFYFMSNYKTISVFENGLLQDARLWGDGYDFQIQLQEKFVLAEIKGVRNKNGAIRITQNEFDKAEEYKEDYFIVVVSNLSKSPQLNVVENPLKNLKFNRKEMNSIQVNYHTEHINW
- a CDS encoding dienelactone hydrolase family protein; protein product: MKKTQYFLIGLTFFTVNVFAQLKAVQYKDAAQVLNGMTIQPSKASAQKPGILVLPAWKGIDAHAKATAEKLSQLGYHTFVADIYGEGNYPQTTADAAKMSGFYKKNTNLYQKRIELALEQLIQSGANPDNIAVIGFCFGGTGALEAARKNLKVKGVVSFHGGLGRDIALPITPINAKILACHGADDPFVSKEEIAGFQQEMRDAKADWEMVYYANAVHSFTDIDAGNDNSKGAAYNEKAAKRSFEHMQLFLNEVLNK
- a CDS encoding DNA cytosine methyltransferase, whose protein sequence is MNKPLTYISLFSSAGVGCYGFKQNGFECIATNEILTKRLKIQVFNNKCKYETGYLDGDISTKEIKNKLFAEIKKWQTEHKISEPDVIVATPPCQGMSVANHKKNEELTRNSLVVESIKITKEVNPKFFIFENVRAFLNTTCTDIDGQEKSIEEAIKLNLGGHYNILFKVVNFKEHGSNSSRTRTLVIGVRKDLQNISPYDIFPAKQKPQTLRKLFTGLEELNEMGKISEIDIFHSFREYNINMLPWIETLKEGQSAFQNTEENRIPHQIKDGKVVFNESKNGDKYARWYWDKEGPCVHTRNDILSSQNTVHPSENRVFSIRELMLMMSIPENFQWTNTSIDKLNKLSFLEKKMFLKKEELNIRHCIGENNLGVPLSGRAFRSNLFFVPQKRISTSIPNALKQVA
- a CDS encoding helix-turn-helix domain-containing protein produces the protein MKATFGEYIRQLRTDKGFTLTELAALLKLDSANLSKIENGKREFDEKRLDKLANAFDLDFEKLKVEYFGDQFAKKMYAYNCSSETLMVAEEKVNYLKSINVKQAEIKF
- a CDS encoding Lrp/AsnC family transcriptional regulator, encoding MEKLDEFDIKIIKELEKDGRIAYSTIAANLKISNTMVHQRIHKLTEQGILAGIQPIINEKKVGYDWGAFTGITLNKDHDSDRVIEELKKIPEITECYYITGSYTLYVKMIAKNHEHMRKILYEQIDSIPGIAKTDSIIELGCAFKRNISL
- a CDS encoding sulfurtransferase, which translates into the protein MSPIITPNQLLVAVQSNAIVLVDATNSPTAYQNYQQSHLQGALFVDVNTQLADIKEDVSIGGRHPLPTVEQFSKTLTDLGITPETWVVVYDDKNGANAAARFWWMLRSIGHQKVQVLSGGIQAAIQAGFPTSSAVEVPTLVESYPVQDWQWPTIDLQGMDEMILKDRFVIIDVRESQRYRGETEPIDLVAGHIPGATNIPFMTNLDENGFFLSPEELKAKYQKVFENIPEENRVVHCGSGVTACHTLLALAIADLPIPQLYVGSWSEWSRNNREIVVEQ
- a CDS encoding M28 family peptidase — translated: MKKLLFLSLIALGTSCKNGALISSNSKSDPTQYMKTITAEDLKKHLYIIAADSMEGRETGSSGQKKAGRYLISEYQKNNVSFPKGASDFYQAVPASFLNGKRNRNLPNSENIWAFIEGTEKPEEVIVISAHYDHVGIENGEIYNGADDDGSGTSALLEIAQAFQLAKKEGNGPKRSILFLHVTGEEHGLLGSRYYSENPLFPLANTVADVNIDMIGRRDELHATTNNYVYIIGANRLSAELDHISAIMNQKYVGLDLDYRFNDPKDPNRFYERSDHYNFAKHGIPSVFFFNGVHADYHKKSDEAHKIEYDALEKRTQLAFVVAWELANRKNRILVDADKK
- a CDS encoding cyanophycinase gives rise to the protein MKLTIQNQLQKGIQIALTLFFTLCFSLANAQKPKGKLFIIGGGNRSDQLMQHVVDLAQFKKTDYIVVLPMSSEEPDSAYIYFRDQFQKLVPNPIVMLNFDKTTVQNPKLNDSLQKAKLIFISGGDQTRFMNVVANTPVFNSIHKAFQNGSIIAGTSAGAAVMSEKMITGNQKLEKEYSGTFDNIRFDNLETTPGLGLVTKAIIDQHFLRRSRYNRLISAMVEFPHLTGIGIDESTAIIVDGNTISVVGESEVIVMKNPKGIQKLKQNKLISMEKMEMSIYVAGQQFKIGNE
- a CDS encoding penicillin acylase family protein, translated to MKKVNVIVILLLLIGTSFSGWSQISNKESIRLAELAKRVSITRDNWGIAHVYGKTDADAVFGMLYAQCEDDFQRVEMNYIEKLGRLSEIKGSASLYNDLETRLLIDSEEAKADYKKAAPWLKKLLNSYADGINYYLYKNPKVKPLMLTHFEPWFPLLWTDGSIGAISTADLTTQELKDFYGKPDDKIAFVAKEKDMQTGSNGFALAPNKTASGNAILYINPHTTFYFRPEIQISSEEGLQTYGAVTWGQFFIYQGFNENCGWMHTSCNVDVADTYIEKIVRQKERLFYEYENKLLPVKEKKITINYLDNGKLVPKSFTTYFTHHGPIMAKRDGKWISLKSNNRSMNSLIQSWERTKSKNFADYQKAMDWKANTSNNTVYADNKGNIAYWHGNFVPKRDIKFNWAKPVDGTTAATEWKGLHPVAETVQLFNPKNGWLQNCNSTPFSVSGNESPKEENYPPYMAPDGESFRGINAVRTLEKGKQYTLDQIIADGYNDQLPFFEELIPALVKQFEKSIQSGETRYANLSEPIQVLKAWDFRSGENSVALTLANEWGFKLDPLVRKTYIDQGELDQVENTRNFIQNMQTEQVLPQLQEVISELTTKFGTWKMPWGEINRFQRLSGDIDNRFDDTAVSLPIGYTSVLWGALPAFKSAYQKDTKKRYGFSGNSFVCAVEFGTKVKAKSLLAGGNSGDSTSKHFNDQAEMYQKARFKDVLFYREDVEKNMERKYHPGE